From the Mycobacterium sp. DL592 genome, the window TATCGGCCGCGACGCGGTTGAGCAGTCCATCGGTCGTGGCCCCACCCAGGCTGATCAGGCGAACGGTGCGGTTGTCGCCGACGACGAGCGGGGCGGCCGTGGCCGGGGCGGTGGAGGTGACGCCCGGGCCGGGGTCGCGATGGGCGGGTGAGCCGAGCAGGAAGGCTGCGATGACGGCCGCGGTCGCGACGACCACCGCGAGGGTGATCGGCAGCCAGCGGCGAGCAGATCGGCTGGTCAGTACCGGCGGATGTTGTAGATCGGTGCGTTGTTCACCGGGGCGACGCGCACCGGTACGCCGAACGTCGACGCGTGAACCATCATCCCGTCGCCGATGTAGATCGCCGAATGCGACGCGTCGGAGTAGTAGTTCACGACGTCGCCGGGCTGCATCTGGTCCATCGACACCGGCTGGCCGCCGGCGGCCAGCGCCTGGCTGGAGTGCGGCAGGAAGATCCCGGCCTGCTGGAAGGCCCACATCACCAGCCCGGAGCAGTCGAATTGATTCGGACCCGATCCGCCCCACACGTAGGGGTCGCCGATTCGGGTGAGCGCAGCCTGTACGGCGATCGCACCCTCGCTGGAACCCTCACCGGGCGACGGCACGGCAGCCATCGGGATGACCTCGGCGGCCTCCGGCGGTGGCGGCGGCGCGTCGATCGGCGGCAGCGCATCAGGAGCGGGCGCGGCCAGAATCTCCGGCGGCGGGACGGGGCCAGGTGCGGCCAGTGCGGTCCGCTGATCGGGGGTCAGAGTCTGGTAACGCGACTTGACGATGGCGATCTGGACTTGCAGCTGCGACTGCTTGCGCTGCAGGTCAGCGCGCACCGCGGCGGCCTGTTCGGCGGCGGTCTTGGCGTCGGCGGCGGACTTGGCGGAGGCTGCCTCAGCCTTGACGGTCTCGTCGGACAGCCGCCGGTAGTTCTGCATCTGTGCGGTCATCTCGGTGGACATGACCTTCTGGACGGCCATCTTGTCGATCAGGCCCTGCGGCGACTCGGCGGTCAGGATGGCGTTGAAGCCGTCCATCCGGCCACCCATGTACATCGCCGCAGCAAACTTGTCGACCGATACCTGATAGGTAGCCAGCTGCGCCTTGGCGGCATCGGCTGCGGCCAGGTCGTCGACGTGCTGCTTCTCCGCGGCAGCCTGGACTTGCAGCTTCTTGTCAAGATCAAGCTGAGCGGAATGCATCGATTCGGTGAGCTGCTCGGCCTGCCGGGACAGCTCGTTGAGCTTTGCCACACCGTCGTCGGCGGGGTCTGCGTGCACAGTGCCTGTGATAACGGCCGAGGCGAACAGGAGGGCCGCGATCCCACCGACGACATGGCGCCGAAGAACGCGTTTCGCCAGGGACCTGCGATCAAACCTCAAGATTACGCATCCTTTTAAGTGCGGCCGACGCTTTCTGCGTCGATCTGCCTTAGGTCTCGAACAGGTTACGAAATGGCATCGGCATTGTCCAACGCGAGATCAAGATTTAACAGAATGACCAGTCACGCGTGCCTCACAAGTCACAACCTGCCGGCCAACGTACCAGGCGATCAGCTGGCCAGGCCCGAACCCCCGTGGCGATGGATCGGCACCAGCCGCAGCCGGGGCGCCATTCCCGCGTCGGCGAGCACCTCCAGCGCCGCGCGTTCGTCGTCGAGCAAAGTCTCCGGGACGCCCAGCAAAACACTGACGACACAATCCCGGCAGCCCGGGCCGCGCACCGCGCAGTCGTCACAGTCGATGACCACCGGATCGCCTGGCTCCGTACCCATATCGGGCTCCTCTCATTGGGCTTGGCCGCACGCTAACCGGGGGCACCGACAAGAACGGGCCGAGTTGGTGGCCGTCCCGGTGTGGCAGCCCGGATCTGTCGGTGCCGCTGCCTACCGTCGACAGCTGTGGACGGCCCCTCGATCGACGCTCAGCTGAGCTTCGCCGACATCGACCCGGCCGCCGACGTGTCCCTGCGGGACACCACGTTCGTGGTCGTCGACCTGGAGACCACCGGGGGGCGGGCCACCGCGTCAGCAGACGGCTCGCGCGACGCCATCACGGAGATCGGCGCCGTCAAGGTCCGCGGCGGCGAGGTACTCGGCGAGTTCGCCACCCTGGTCGACCCGCAACGGGCCATCCCACCCCAGATCGTCCAGCTCACCGGCATCACCACCGCGATGGTCCACGACGCACCCACCATCGGATCGGTGCTGCCGATGTTCCTGGAGTTCGCCCGCGGCGCCGTCCTGGTCGCCCACAACGCGGGTTTCGACATCGGGTTCCTGAAGTCGGCCGCCGAACAGTGCGGCATCACCTGGCCGCGCCCACCGGTGTTGTGCACCGTGCGGCTGGCCCGCCGGGTGCTGACCAGGGAGGAGGCGCCCAGCGTCCGGCTGGCCACCCTGGCCAAGCTGGTGGGCTCGGCCACCCAGCCCACCCACCGGGCGCTCGACGACGCGCGCGCCACGGTCGACGTCCTGCACGCGCTGATCGAGCGGGTCGGCAACCAGGGCATCCACACCTACGCCGATCTGCGCGGCTACCTGCCCAACATCTCCAACGCCCAGCGCAGCAAGCGGACGCTGGCCCAGCGACTGCCGAACCGGCCCGGGGTGTACCTGTTCCGCGGGCCGACCGGCGAGGTGCTCTACGTCGGGACGGCCACCGATCTGCGCCGCCGGGTGGGCCAGTACTTCAACGGTGCGGACCCGCGCGGCCGGATAAAGGAGATGGTGGCGCTGGCCACCGCCGTCGACCACGTCGAATGCGCGCACCCGCTGGAGGCCGGTGTGCGCGAGTTACGGCTGCTGGCCGCCCACGCCCCGCCCTACAACCGTCGCTCCCGCTTTCCGCACCGCTGGTGGTGGGTGGCGTTGACCGACGAGGCCTTCCCGCGGCTGTCGGTCGTCCGCCGGCCGCGCCACGACCGGGTGATCGGCCCGTTCCGGTCCCGCGCCGACGCCGTCGACACCGCCGAACTCGTCGCACGCTTCACCGGCGTGCGCACCTGCACCGCCCGGATCAGCCGCACCGGCGAGCACGGCCCGGCCTGCCCCGAACGCGAGATCGCGCCCTGCCCAGCGCCGCGCGGGGCCACCGCCGCCGACTACCTCCCGGCGCCCGAGCGGGCCGCTGCGCTTATCGACGGGTTCGACAGCAGCGCACTGGCGCACGCCGTGGCCCGCGTCGAGGAATTGGCCGCCAGGTCCCGCTACGAGAGCGCCGCACGGCTGCGCGACCAGACCGCGGCCGCGGTGGACGTGCTGTGGCGTGGACAGCGGCTGCGGGCCCTGGCCGCCGTCGAGGAACTGGTGGCCGCCGCACCCGACGGCGCAGGCGGCTGGCAGCTGGTGGTCATCCGGCGCGGGCAGCTCGCCGCCGCCGGGGTGGCCGCCCGCCGGGTGCCACCCATGCCAGTGGTCGAGGCCCTGCAGGCCTGCGCCCAGACTGTCCTGCCGGAGTCGGCACCGCTGGGTGGCGCACTGGTCGAGGAGACCGCGCTGATCGCCCGCTGGCTGGCCGCCCCAGGCGTCCGAATTGTCTGCGCGACAACAGGTTTCGCTTCACCAGCAGGCTCGGCGGGGCCGTGGGCGCCGTGGGCGGCCGCAGCGCGCTCGGCCCGGCTCGCCGCCGAACAGGCCCAGCGGCTGGACTCAGAGCTCCTGGGTGAACCGCACCCAACGCGCCAGCAGCTGCTCGGCCGCCCCAGAGTCGATCGCCTCGGCAGCCCGGCCCAGCCCCTCCTCCCA encodes:
- the ripC gene encoding peptidoglycan hydrolase RipC — protein: MRFDRRSLAKRVLRRHVVGGIAALLFASAVITGTVHADPADDGVAKLNELSRQAEQLTESMHSAQLDLDKKLQVQAAAEKQHVDDLAAADAAKAQLATYQVSVDKFAAAMYMGGRMDGFNAILTAESPQGLIDKMAVQKVMSTEMTAQMQNYRRLSDETVKAEAASAKSAADAKTAAEQAAAVRADLQRKQSQLQVQIAIVKSRYQTLTPDQRTALAAPGPVPPPEILAAPAPDALPPIDAPPPPPEAAEVIPMAAVPSPGEGSSEGAIAVQAALTRIGDPYVWGGSGPNQFDCSGLVMWAFQQAGIFLPHSSQALAAGGQPVSMDQMQPGDVVNYYSDASHSAIYIGDGMMVHASTFGVPVRVAPVNNAPIYNIRRY